In Flavobacterium gelatinilyticum, a genomic segment contains:
- a CDS encoding aldose epimerase family protein: MKNIQIAAVVMLALFQFNCKDAKKENTVSKESTEKVSDSVKTVLETKNFDTLIDGKKVNLYWIENKGIKAAFTNYGGRLIGLWVADKNGKQTDVVVGMNSTKGFKTSTEPYFGATIGRVGNRIGKGKFTLEGKQYQVPLNNGKNALHGGIKGFQDVVWNAEKTDEKTLVFTYVSPDGEQGFPGNLSVKVTYTLTDDNSVKMEYEATTDKTTIVNLTNHAFFNLNGEGSGTILNHELQIYANEFTPVDEGLIPSGELKPVKNTVFDFTSKHTIGERIETKDEQLTFGKGYDHNYALNGTKKNGLNHAATISGDKSGITLDIYTQEPGLQFYSGNFMQSKNTFKSGAKDDFRTAFALETQHFPDAINQPKFAPIVLKPGEKYHTVSYYQFSVKK, translated from the coding sequence GCGGTTGTAATGCTGGCTCTTTTTCAGTTTAATTGTAAAGACGCCAAAAAGGAAAATACCGTTTCAAAAGAAAGCACTGAAAAGGTTTCAGATTCTGTAAAAACAGTTTTAGAAACTAAAAATTTCGATACCCTAATCGATGGTAAAAAAGTCAATTTATACTGGATTGAAAACAAAGGCATAAAAGCCGCTTTCACCAATTACGGAGGAAGATTAATCGGACTTTGGGTTGCGGATAAAAATGGAAAACAAACCGATGTTGTTGTGGGAATGAACAGCACAAAAGGTTTTAAAACTTCAACAGAACCTTATTTTGGAGCTACAATTGGAAGAGTTGGAAACCGAATTGGAAAAGGAAAATTTACTTTAGAAGGAAAACAATATCAGGTGCCGCTGAATAATGGAAAAAATGCTTTGCACGGTGGCATAAAAGGCTTTCAGGATGTGGTTTGGAATGCCGAAAAAACCGATGAGAAAACATTAGTATTTACGTATGTTTCACCAGACGGTGAACAAGGTTTTCCGGGGAATTTATCGGTAAAAGTAACCTATACGCTTACTGATGATAATTCGGTTAAAATGGAATACGAAGCGACAACCGATAAAACTACGATTGTCAATTTAACCAATCACGCCTTTTTTAATTTAAACGGAGAAGGAAGCGGTACGATCTTAAACCACGAATTACAAATTTATGCCAATGAATTTACTCCGGTTGATGAAGGCTTGATTCCGAGCGGTGAATTAAAACCGGTAAAAAACACCGTATTTGATTTTACTTCAAAACATACTATTGGTGAAAGAATCGAAACCAAAGATGAGCAATTAACATTCGGAAAAGGTTACGATCACAATTACGCTCTAAACGGAACCAAGAAAAACGGACTAAATCATGCCGCAACGATTTCAGGAGATAAATCAGGAATCACTTTGGATATTTATACTCAAGAACCGGGATTGCAATTTTACAGCGGTAATTTCATGCAGTCTAAAAACACTTTTAAAAGTGGTGCAAAAGACGATTTCAGAACAGCCTTTGCTTTAGAAACGCAGCATTTTCCGGATGCGATAAATCAGCCAAAATTCGCTCCGATTGTTTTAAAACCAGGAGAGAAATACCATACGGTTTCGTATTATCAGTTTTCTGTGAAAAAGTAA
- a CDS encoding glycoside hydrolase family 43 protein yields the protein MKKTLSLITLLCVFAACSQEKSTDKPKEAKASTILLADPTIFYNNGLYYLYGTTSGDFPNGEGFQVYTSSDLKDWKGPVGAQSGLALKKGDAFGDKGFWAPQILQYQNKFYMIYTANENIAFATSNSPLGPFKNESKEPIIKTGNQIDPFIFIDEDGKKYLYYVRLTNGNRIFAVEINDDFQSIKSETLTECISGTQPWENTQNVSWPVTEGPTVIKHNGLYYMIYSANDFRNIDYAVGYATSKSPLGPWEKATDSPIISRKNTNQNGIGHGDVFWDKNNKMHYVLHTHYSTSGVSPRKAGMISIEFKNGKIVADPASFQFLNVK from the coding sequence ATGAAAAAAACACTATCCTTAATAACATTACTTTGTGTTTTCGCTGCCTGTTCTCAGGAAAAAAGCACAGACAAACCAAAAGAAGCAAAAGCCAGTACAATTTTGTTAGCAGATCCAACAATCTTCTACAACAACGGATTGTATTATTTATACGGAACGACAAGCGGCGATTTCCCAAACGGCGAAGGATTTCAGGTATATACCTCATCAGATTTAAAAGACTGGAAGGGACCTGTGGGAGCACAAAGCGGGCTGGCTTTAAAAAAAGGAGATGCTTTTGGAGACAAAGGTTTCTGGGCGCCGCAGATTCTTCAGTATCAAAATAAATTTTACATGATTTATACGGCGAATGAAAACATTGCTTTCGCAACGAGTAATAGTCCGTTAGGACCATTTAAAAACGAATCAAAAGAACCGATTATCAAAACCGGAAACCAGATCGATCCTTTTATATTTATTGATGAAGACGGAAAAAAATACCTGTATTATGTTCGTTTAACAAACGGAAACCGAATTTTTGCAGTAGAAATAAACGACGATTTTCAAAGCATAAAATCGGAAACTTTAACCGAATGTATTTCGGGAACTCAGCCTTGGGAAAACACACAAAACGTAAGCTGGCCGGTTACAGAAGGACCAACGGTTATAAAACACAATGGTTTGTATTACATGATTTATTCGGCTAATGATTTCAGGAATATTGATTATGCTGTTGGTTATGCTACAAGTAAAAGTCCGCTTGGACCTTGGGAAAAAGCGACAGACAGCCCAATCATCAGCAGAAAAAATACCAATCAAAACGGAATAGGACACGGCGATGTTTTCTGGGATAAAAATAATAAAATGCATTATGTACTGCATACTCATTACAGCACAAGCGGTGTTTCTCCAAGAAAAGCCGGAATGATTTCAATAGAATTCAAAAATGGAAAAATTGTGGCAGATCCGGCCAGTTTTCAGTTTCTGAATGTGAAATAG